Genomic DNA from Candidatus Rhabdochlamydia sp. T3358:
AGATCGGGTACGAATCGGATTTGTGATTGAAGATATTGAAGGAAATATTCTTTTTGCTAATCACGACAGCTGGATAAATCTTTCGGAGACTTTCCCTGGATTCGCCCATGGATTACAAGGAATGCATGTACAAGAAAAGCGAATCCTATTTATTCATCCAACATTAGCTTATGGTGCTTTGACAACTCTGCCTTCTTGTTCTGCTCTTACAATCAAGGTGCAATTATTAGATATTGACTCACAAACTTTAGGAATATTGCCTCTATTGAAACCCCTTGACTTAAGCTGGGTACAGGATTCCTACTTTTATAATAACATTGAAAAGTCACTTATTCAACAACCCTACTTTACTGGCATTTTTTATCGTGAAATGCTGAATAAAATGAAGCAATCAAATTCATTAGTTTTCATTGAAGGCTCTCAAAAAAATGATTTAAAATTAAAATTATTTTTAAAGAAAGATCCTTTGAATGAACCCTTGAAAATTGAATAGACTCGTAATTGGATTTTTTCTATAACCCCTTTTCAGAGAAGAGAGAAATAGAATGAAAAATTATTGTCTTTCTAAATCTTCTAACTGACAGATCTCTTGTAACTGTAGTTTAAATGGACCGGGTGCATGCTCATAGGCTAATAACAAATACTCTCTAGCCTTTTCTAACCGATTTTTCTTCCATAGAAATTGTCCTAGTAATAACTCTATCTCCCAACAATATTGGGGTTCTGCAAAAGCTGCTTTGTGTAGGTATTCAAGTAAAGGTTCTATGGTTTTATCGAAAGATCTGCCTTTGCGATCTCGATCATGAAATTCTATAGAGGCAAGATGTGCATTTGCACCTAATTGATGGGTTTTATCTTTTCGCAGTATCTTTTTTTTAAATTTTAGAACATAGGGATGATCAGATCCTTTTTCTTGTAAAAGTTGAGCATATTTTTCCAAATGAAAAAAACATCCTTTTTCTTTTTTTAACCCTTCTCGTAAAATTTCTTCTTTAAAGTAAGAAGGAGATAAGCGAGATGCTTTTTGATACATTCTTTGCCACTCTTCTTCTTCAAAATCGGCGTCTATAAGGGAACATATAGTTGAAAAATCATCTATTAAAGAGCTTAAAAGCTCTTTTAAGAGGTTATGATCGAGTGGTATAAAGTTCAATCTTGCAAATTCTCTTCCTTTAGGATCCAATAATAAAATTAGAGGGTATTCTTGCACTTGATACTTATCTCTTATTTCTTTTTTTTGTTTCAAAAAAACTTGCCATAAGATCATTTCTTGCGAGAGCTCTTTAATAAATTCAGGTTTTTTAAGAAGTTCTGTTTTCAACTGATCTGACCAACAACAACCCTCTTCGGCAAGAAAAACAGCAAGAATGGGCAGGTTGCGCTCAGAGGAAAGGATTAAAGCTTTATTTTCTTCAAATACCCAATCCCCAAAGACTAAACTAGCAAAAAACAAACATCCAATCTGAAACATAATTACAAAAAAAACAAAATCAATTACTATTAAATCTAAAAGCGACCACTGGTTTTTCTATAAGAAATGTCTGTATTTCCTACTACTATTATTTTGCGGCATCGTAAAGAAAATTTAAAAAAATGCAGTCTGCGTGGTATAGAAACAAGAGAAGATTGTAAGTTTTTTACATATCCTACTCAGAGCTTACCTGATTTGTCTTCCTATGTTCTACTCACCTTAGATGCTCCTTGCCTTTCCTTGAAAGATGCAAGTTACGGTTTGTTTTTAATAGATGCAACTTGGAGATACGCGCAAACCATTTTTCAAAACCTACTACAACCCCATCGTTTTATTTCCCGTAGCCTTCCTTCTCATTTTCAAACCGCTTATCCACGCAAACAAGACGACTGCTTAGATCCTCAAAGAGGATTAGCGTCTATCGAAGCCCTATTTTTAGCTTATTATATATTGGGAAGAGATCCTAAAGGGATCCTTGATTTCTATTATTGGAAAAAATTGTTTATAGAAAAAAACCAAACGTATGGCCTAAGTATTTAACAACCAAGGCAATCTTGACTTTTTAAACCGCTTTGAATTAAAGTGTTTTTCAATGCAAATTTATTTATTTTAGGGATTTAGTGTCTCAACGCATTTATTCTTTTGAAGAACATCAACTTTGTATGAAAAAAGTTGACTCCGATGCGCTGTATGTTATGCAAAAACTTCGTACTGCAGGTTATATAGCCTATCTAGTCGGAGGAAGTGTTCGTGATCTGCTGCTACATAAAAATCCTAAAGATTTTGATATCTGTACATCTGCACAACCAGAAGAAATAAAAAAAATATTCAGAAATTGTATTTTAGTAGGACGGCGTTTTCGCCTTGCTCACATTCGATTTGGAAAAAAAATATTAGAAGTTTCCACTTTCCGCTCCGGAGATAATGAGCTTGATGAATTGATTGTACGTGACAATAAATGGGGAACGGCAAAAGAAGATGCTTTAAGACGTGATTTCACAATTAATGCACTTTTTTATGATTCAGACTCTCAATCCATTATCGATTACATCGGGGGTTTTGAAGATATAAAAAAACAAGTTCTGCGCACTATTGGACAACCTTTTATTCGTTTTCGTCAAGATCCTGTTCGCATGCTAAGAATGCTTAAATTTCAAGCGAGATTTGGTTTTACCATTGATGATCCCTCACATATTGCTTTGCTTGAATGTCGTCAGGAAATTATGAAAAGCTCTCCTGCGCGTATACTAGAAGAGTTGCTGCGCATGTTGGAATCTAAAGCTTCAGAGCCTTTTTTTCGTCTTCTTGCAGAACATGGGTTTATGCATTTATTAATGCCTTCATTAGGAGATTTTTTAGATTCTAAAGATGCAGAAGAGGTCTTCTCTTTTCTAAAAGAAATCGATAGCTACTTTATGGAATCTGATCATATAAATCTATCACGTGCTGTTTTATTAGCTGCTTTGGTATTTCCTATCTTGGAAAAAAAAATCTATACACGTTATGTAAATCGAGATATCATTTTGCATTTGGGACAAATAAATGAAGAAGTGCATGAACTACTTGATGAAATATTTCACCCCTTTATCAATCTTTCTCGTAGGTTACGTACAAGCTTGCAGTCGATTTTGGTTTCGCAATACCGCATTACCCCTTTTGATTCTAAAAAATCAAGGCGTATTCGAATCCCTCAAGATCCAGATTTTATGCAAGCTATGCAATTTTTTGAAATTCGTTGCACATTAGAACCAGCCCTTAAAGTTGTATGGGAACAATGGAACCACGCTCTTACAAATCCTACATCTAATAAACGACGGCGACGTAAAAAGAAAACAAAAACAGATGAAGCCTCAGCAACTTAACCTAGCTTCTGATATTCAACTGGAATATTTGGGACCATCCGTTGATTTAGGCCCTCTACCCGCTGTATTTTATTTTGCTCTATCTGCTAAAGATTCTCTCTCATTAGATCCCTTTAACCAACCAGCTGTCTATCTTTCCCAATTTCCTTTAAGGATTTTTTCGATAACTCTACCTTATCATGAAGAAGGAAAGCCTGCTACAAAAGGACTTACAGAATGGGCAGTAGCTATGCAAAAAGGGGAAAATCTATTAGGAAACTATCTAAAAAAGATCCAAAATGCGATCCGCCTTCTATTAAGTCAAGAACTCATGCTACCAAACAAGATTGCAACAATGGGGCTATCTAGAGGAGCTTTAATTGCTGCACATGTAGCAGCAAACAACGCTGAAATCCCCTATTGGCTAGGATTTGCTCCTCTAACCAAATTATCTTATCTCCAAGGTTTTTCAGATTTAGTTAGTTGGGACCTTATGCATATAGTTGATCTGTTATCTGTTAAAAAAATCCGCTGTTATATTGGGAATAGAGATATTAGAGTAGGAACGCGTAATTGCTTTGATCTGATAGAAGCTCTTGTTGAAACAGCTTACCAAAAAAGATCCCTTTCTCCTCCTATTGAATTACGAATTTTACCTTCGATTGGGCACCATGGTCATGGCACAGCAAAAGAAACATTCCATCATGGGGCGAAATGGATAGCTAAGCAACTTAAGGTCTTTTAATGTCTTGTGATCTTTTTATGTTTTGTGGAGAGCCAAGCGGTGACTTACATGCAGAATCTCTTTTAACTGAACTCAAAATAAAAAAACCTACGCTTAAAATATTTGGTGTTGCCGGACCGCGTATGCGATATCAAGGAGTGAACTCTATTCTTGCCATGGAAGAGTTGCAAGTTATGGGGTTTATTGATGTATTTTGCGCATTTCCTAAACTGCTACGCATATTTTACAAGGTAGTAAATGCTATTTTGGAATTACAACCAAAAATGGTATTCACCATTGATTATCCAGGTTTTAGTTTGCGATTACATCGACACTTAAAAAAAAGGGGCTTTAAAGGACAAATTGTGCATTTTATCTGTCCTTCCGTGTGGGCATGGGGTAAACATCGAGTTGCTTTTATGGAAAAGCATTTAGATCATTTATTCACTATCTTGCCCTTTGAATCGCAAATTTTCCGAAAGCTTCCTACGCAATATGTTGGGCATCCACTTCAATCTCGTATTCAGTCTTACAAATATCAAGACCTTGATTTGCCAAAGGAGAAACAAATCATTGCGCTATTTCCAGGAAGCAGACCTAAAGAGATCGAGCGTAATTTACCTATTTATCTTGATGCCTGTAGACACTTATGCGTAAATAATCCTAATTTACATATTGCTCTTTCTGTAGCACAGCCTAAATTCCATTCTCAAATCCTCTTAGTTCTACAAAAAAAAAATTGGGATTGTCCGATTACTTTTGTTCCCTCTTCTCATAGCTATGAACTCATGCAAAAAACCTATATTGCAATTGCTAAATCAGGAACGGTAACCCTTGAATTAGCTCTTCATCTTGTCCCTACGGTGGTTACCTACGGGCTATCCAAACTCGATTTGATGATAGCAAGAGACCTATTGCGCATCCGACTACCGTTTTATTGCTTAGTGAATATCCTTGCAAATGAAGAACTGTTTCCCGAGCTCATCGGCCCTTATTTTACTAATGCTTCTCTTTTATCCCATGTGTATCACTTAACAGAAAATCATACAAATTATCAAAAAAAATGTAAGCATATATTAACTTTACTTGGCAGAGCAAATACAGCAAAAGAAGTGAGTAAACAGATTTGTCTCATGTTAAATAAGTAATTAAAATCTTATTTTATCTAGAAAAAAATACAGGTTTTTACTAAATTTGGTCTAATTTATGAAAGAATTACATATTTACATCGACCGTCTAAAGTCGGGTCAAACAGAAAAGATTTCTGAAAGCATTTCATCTGATTTTTTAGAAATCGATGAACAGGATCTCTTTTTTGATAAAATCTTCCAGATAGAAGCTGAAGCCTATTTGGCTAATGATCATTTAATTATACAGTTTACACTAAATATTAGTGCTTTTATCCCTTGTTCTGTTTGCAATGCAATGACAGAAAATATTTTAAATTTGGACAATACTTGCTTTTCGATAGCTTTATCTGAGATTAAAGGTGCTGTTTTTGACTTTACCGATGAAATACGCTCTACCATTCTCAATCTAGTGCCCTCTTTTTCTGAGTGCAACCAAGGTAATTGTCCAGATAGATCTGTATTAAAAAAATATTTAAAGCCCCCTGTGAAAGATGGACCTAACAAAACAAAAGACGTCTATTTTCCTTTTGCGGGAGACAATTTTTTCATTGAACTTTAAGTAAAATCTTAAATTAGTTATAAATAATCCAAATGATTTTTTAAGGAGTATTCAACCATGGCTGTACCTCGTAATCGCACCTCTAATGCTCGAAAGAATTCCCGCCGTGCTCACCACGCTAAAAAACCAAAAAATGTAAATAGCTGTACGAATTGTGCTCAAAGCTGCTTGTCTCATCGTATTTGCTCTCATTGTGGATTTTATGCAGGACGTTTGGTAGTCAGTGAGAGGAAAGATTAAGCCGTCCCTATCCATTGGCATTGACTTAATGGGAAGCGATGCCCCTGCAAGAGAACTGCTTGAAACCATTCTCTTGCACTATAGCTCATTTGACGATCCCATTTATTTGACTCTATTTGGCACTTCAGAAGTGTTTGAGGGTATTTCTTCCCCTTCCGCTTCCATTTCTTTCTTTCCTGCACAAGAAGCCATTCTCATGCACGAGCTGCCCTTAATTGCCATTAAACGCAAACCTAATTCCTCTTTATGTGTGGGGATTCGCATGTTAAAAGAAGGGCATTTGCATGCCTTTATTTCAGCAGGAAATACAGGTGCTTTAATGAGCTGTGCAAAGATACATCTATCCTCGCTATCTGGCTTAAAAAGGCCCGCCTTATTAACCCTGTTCCCTGGGCATCAATCGGAAATTGCTTTGCTCGATGTAGGAGCTAGTATTTCTTACAAAGCAACCCATCTTGTGCATTTTGCAGCTATGGGAATTGCCTATCAAAAAAGTCGAGGTATCTCTTGTCCTAAATTGGCACTTTTAAACATTGGATCAGAAGCAAAAAAAGGCACTCCTGAGCTAAGAGACGCCTATCAAACGCTACAGCGTTTATCTGATGAAAATGATTTTATATTTATAGGAAACGTTGAAGCTAGAAACGTATTTCAAACAGAATTGGATGTATTAATCACTGATGGGTTTACCGGTAATATATTTTTAAAAACCTCTGAAGGAATCGCTTTTAATATTCTAAAAATGATTGGTGATATTGACAAAGAAACTCATTCTTTGTCATTACAAAGAGCCCTTCATGAATTACGTCAAAAGCTCGATTATTCTAAATATCCCGGAGCTCTTCTTGCAGGAATTGACAAAATTGTGATTAAGTGTCATGGAGAAGGCTCTTCTTCGAGTATCCTAAGCAGTATTAATAATGCTTGTCAGTTAATTAAATATAATTTTATTGACAAGGTTAAAGAACAGTTGCAATCATTGCTTTTTTCTGGAAAAAGAACATAAAATCTTATAGGATTACTTCTTTTAAGTCATATACTCACTAAAATCTGTTCGCTTAAAGGACCCGATGCAAGAAATTTTATTAAATATCGAGTCAAAAGAAGTTCGCTATGCTGTGCTTAAACACGGAACTCTTTATGATTTGATTGTAGAAAGAAAAAAAAATCGACAAATAGCCGGTAATATTTACCGCGGACGTGTAACAAATATTTTACACAATATCCAATCTGCTTTCATTGATATTAATGAAGGAGAAAATGGATTTATCCATATTTCTGATATTTTGGAAAACACGCAAAAGTTTCAAGAAATATTTGATATGGATTTTGAATGGAATCATCAGGTCTCCTCAAAGCAGACAAAGCAACGCAAAGAGACTGATATTTCTAAACTCTTAAAGCCAGAGCAATCTGTACTTGTACAGGTAGTAAAAGAGCCCATCGGCACTAAAGGAGCGCGGTTAACCTCTAATATATCTATTCCGGGTAGATATCTTGTTTTGTTGCCTAATACCCCTCATCGAGGAGTATCGCGTAAGATAGAAGATCCTGCCTCTAGAGATCGCTTGAAAAAACTCATCCGTGCTTTTGAAATGCCTCAAGACATGGGTCTTATTTGTCGAACAGCAAGCATGAATGCTTCTGCTGAAATGCTTATTAATGAAGCAAGCGAGCTTCTTAAAACATGGCAACACATCATCGATCAATTTCATAAAGCCAATAAACCTACATGCCTATATGAAGAATCCGATCTAATTAAGCGCGCTATTTTAAGTGCAATTGATAAGAAGTTTGAGCGCTTATTGGTTGACGATCACTCTGTTTATCAAAGATGTAAACGCATGTATACAAAATATGCATCAGAGCACCATTTAAAAATTGAGTTATACAGAGATAAAGTGCCCATGTTTGAAAGATTTGGCGCAGAAAGAGAAATTGAAAGAGCTCTACGGCGTAAAATTTGGCTTCCAAGCGGAGGTTATTTGTTCTTTGATCGAACAGAGGCAATGTTTACAATTGATGTAAACTCAGGACGCTCTCAAAGCTCAACATCTGATGTAGAAGAAGCATTGGTACATATTAATATGGAAGCTGCAGAAGAAATTGCTCGCCAACTTCGTTTGCGCAATATCGGAGGCTTAATCATTTGTGATTTTATCGATATGCGCTCCCGCAAAAATCAACGCCGCGTCTTAGAACGCTTAAAAGAAGCAATGAAAGATGATTCTGCCAAATGTACTATTTCAGGTATGAGCGAATTTGGTTTGGTTGAAATGACCAGGCAGCGCAGCCGAGAATCTCTAACTCAAACCATGTTTATAAGCTGTCCTTATTGTCATGGAAGCGGAATGATAAAAAATCATGAAAGCGTCTCCATTGAAATTAAACGGGCTCTTAAAAAGCTGATTTGCCAACAACAACACTTTGGCCTCAAATTAGTGACTCATCCAGAACTAGAAGCCTATTTGAGTCAACACGACAAAAAAAATCTGACTAAACTAGTAGAAGGCTGGCATGCGCAACTCTCTTTTGAGAGTAATGACAACCTACACTTAAATGAATTTCAATTTTATTCAACAATCAATGGAAAAAAACTCGAAATCTAGTTCATTTTTAGAGCAGCTGCAGCTTGCTATTAACCAGAATCTCATTCCTAAGAAATCCGCTACAATTTTGCACGGATTTTATTTAGAATATAAAGCGGCAGCTCTACAGACCAGAGAAAAAACAGAACAGATTTTTCTTACCTTTCTAGAACTTGTTATTCTACAATGCTCTTCTCCCTTTGTTTTTTCTCATTACCATCAAAGATTGCGTAAAGATTTTGATTATCACAAATTTGCTCTTGATTTTGTAAGACCTCTTATCGACATCCCTTCTTCCTCTTTAAAAGGAGAGCCCTACTTAGAGGAAATGAATTCTCACCTAAAGAACGAAGGCAATGTTGTTCTTTTTGCTAATCATCAATCTGAAGGAGATCCTCAGATGATTAACATTTTATTAGAGAAAAAATTTCCGAAAATTGCAGAAGAGCTCATTTTTGTTGCTGGAGATCGTGTAATTAGCGACCCATTAGCGGTTCCTCTAAGCCTAGGCTGTAATTTATTGTGTATCTATTCAAAGCGCTATATTGACAATCCTCCCGAACTGAAAATGAAAAAGCAACTGCACAATAAAAAAACTATGGATACCATGAGTAGCCTCCTAAAAAAAGGAGGTAATATTATCTACGTAGCTCCTAGTGGTGGTCGAGATAGAAGCAATAATGAAGGAGTTATTGAAGTAGCAGATTTTGACCCTCCTAGCATTGAAATGTTTTATTTAATAGCTAAACGCTCTTTACGCCCTACGCATTTTTACCCTCTAGCTTTAAAAACCTACGCTATCCTGCCCCCTCCTAAAGCTATCCAAGTAGAACTAGGAGAATCACGAACGGTGGGCTATGGTCCCATCCAAATAGCGTTTGGTCCTGAGATTGACATGGAAAGTTACGCTTTAAAAAAGCCATTAGATAAACATGCACGCCGTAAAGAACGTGCAGAATTCATCTGCAATTTAGTGCGTAAGATGTACAATGACTTTTTCTAAGATTTAGACAAATCTGCAAATGCTTTTCCTTGAAATTGCATATCTATGGCCATGATGAGATCGTTTTTCTGAACTGGATTTTGCTCTGAAGAGCCTAAAGGAACAATTTCCAAACAAAATGGAAGCAATTGTTCTCCTGGTCTTAATTCTCTATCGGGCAAGTCTTCATTTCCAAAAAAAACATTCAAATCTACCGATTCCTCATAATTAGGCCTATTAGATCCAATACTAAGTGAATTAATAATAAAAATACCTATCATTGTAACTTTTGAAGCCACAAAAGGATTTATTTGGGGTAGAGCAGAAAAAGCTTCATCGCTCTTTAATACAACATCAAAAGCTTTTTTCTTAAATCCTCGTACTATACCAGAAGAGTTCCATACTACATAGGCAAGCTCCTCTCCTAATTCTATTTGAGGAAAAAATCTTCCCCGATCTTCATGGTTTAAAGGAATAGGACAAGAAAAAACATGCCTTGACATTTCATCTTTAAGATTTTGAGTTAACTTTGGGAAATTTCTTTTAAGAAGGTGCAGAATACTAACAAAGTCCTCCCTATGCAATGCATCTGGAAGAGTTGCTGTTATATCAATACTATCTGTAATATTTTTCATGAAGATAGGTAAATTTTCATTTAATCCTGGCATCCTGATTCGAATATTTATCATCTCTTTAATGGATGAGGAAAGTCGAAAATCTTCTCTAATAACAACCTCTGGTTCTTGTTGATAAGGGAATCTAGTTTGTAAATCTCGAAAATTCTTTTTAACTATTTCACCTATTTGTGGAACTTCTTGAACAACAACAGCATATCTATTAGCAGTCTCTAACTCTTGATTGCCTTCCTCAAAAGAGAAAGTTTCTCTAAGAATATTTGCTTCTTGAAATTGTAGAGACTGGGATTCTCTGTAAAGATTTGACTCCCTAACTCTTGGTACTACTTGTAGTCTTCCATCAGAATAGTTAGAGTAATTTGATATTTCATCCATATTAATGCCATTTTTTTATAAAAAATATGATTTAAGTATACGGAAGTTTATTGTTTAATAACAATCACATAAATTTGTTAATAATAGTAAATTAATTTATTACCTTGAAAGTGTCTATAGGATTAAAATTGAAAGTAAAGAGTTGTATTTTATAAACATGCACACTCATTAAAGAATGTGCATTAAATATGATTTGTAAGATGTATGAAGGCCTTTATCTAAAATCTAAACTGCGCCAATATTTTTTCCTGAAATAGAGTTTCTATTGCCATTACAAGATCATCTTTTTGAACTGGGTTTTGTTTTGAAGAAAATTGAGGAACAATTTCTAAGCAAAATGGGATCAGTCTCTCTTCATGATTTTTGAATCTGTCCGACAAATCTTGTTTAGCGCTAGAAACACTAGCTCCTTGAACTCCAAGCATCCCAAAAGTAGTATGGTTACTTCTTGATGAAAGGCCTCTCTCATTTAGATCATCACGGCAAAGATCTCTGAATCCAGAAACACTATCACAAGCAACTCTACTAGGTAATTCAGGGCCATCACTAGAAATTCTACCTCCACCAAGCCACCATGATTGCGTAGACGTTGGTAGTTTAATAACAAGGATACCTATTACCATAATCTTTGAAGTCATAAAATGAGCAGACACTCCAGCTCCTTTTTCTATTCCTTCTAAATTGGCTTGAGATAGAGCAACTCCACAAAAAGCCTCTTTATTTTCAAGTAAAATATCACATGTTTTTTCTTTAAACCCTTTTGCTAAATGAAAACCGGAAGAGTCCCAAGCTATATAGGCAATCTGTCCTTCTGATTCTATTTGGGGAAAGAAATTTCCCTTACCTTCATGATTTAAAGGAATTGGAGAGGAAAAAATAAATCTCGGTATTTTTGTTTCTTTATTAAAAAATGATGATGAAGTTAGCCTTGGAAAGTTTGCTTTAAGAAGATCCAGAATACTAGTACACCCTAACCCTTGCAATGTGGCTGGAAGAGATGCTGATAAATCAATGGTATCCTTTATATCTTCCATAAAAAAAATAGGTAAATTTCCTCCACTATTTCTGCTTACTTCTGGGGCTCTGACACAAAGCTTTAGCTCTTGGTTATCTACTTTAAAACTAATCTGTCTACTTAGAGACGATAGTTTTTCTTGTAAGTCTTGAAAGTTTTTTTCAACTACTGATGAGCTTTGAGAACGTGCAGCTTCAGAGATAGTAGCATTAGCTATGTTACGAGTAAGAGCTGACATTTGGTCTGCTGGCATTTGGTTTATAGAATTACTTGAACCCTTTGAAGGAAATCTTTGATGTCTTGCTGTATTATTTAAGTTATTTAGGGGCATAATAGACCCTCCTTTTAATCTTAGATTTTAATGAAGCAGATCAATAGTAGTAGATTCTTTAAATTAATGACAATCTTATTGCAAAGATAAAAATTTAAAAAGAATAAGCAGCGCCCTTTTTTCTTGACGTTTCCTCGACAAAAAAAGGATTTTAAATCAGAATGCAGAGCATAACGTTTTTAAGATAAGGGTTTGATCATGAAGTATTTTTTGTCTTTAATTTGCTTGAGTGCTTCTTTATGCGCAGTAGATCCATCTGCTCTCTCCTATACGATTATTCAGGATCAATGCAGAGTCCCTATTCTTACTCCGTCTCTTGCTGAAAGAGAAACAGAAAAAATCATTCTAGAAAATGGATTGAAAATTCTTCTTATTTCTGACAAAGACACTCCTCAATCTAGCGCGGGTGTTTGTGTAGGAGCTGGCTCTTGGAAGGATGATCATCCTGGAATAGCTCATTTTTTAGAACATATGTTATTTATGGGCACAGAAGCTTATCCAGATGAATCTGAGTATATGCAATTTATTAAAGACCATGGAGGCAAGGTAAATGCCTATACGGCTCCAGATCGAACGGTTTACATGTTTTCCATTCATAACGATGCTTACGCACAAGCCATTGATCGTCTTTCTCATTTTTTTATCGATCCTTTATTCTCTACCAGTTGTATACAAAGAGAACTTAATGCCGTTGACAATGAGCATGCTAAGAATATAGAGCACGACGGATGGCGTCAGTATATGATTTTAAAAGAGACAGGAAATCCAGATCATCCAAATTGCAAATTCTCTACTGGCAACAAGGATACTCTTTGTGAAATTCCTCAATCTGATTTGAAAAATTGGTACTCAAGCCATTACAATGCAAACTGTATGCATTTAGTCATGATCTCTTCTCTAAGCATTGCTGAAATGAGAGATTTAGCAGTTACCAAATTTTCGCCTGTTACTAATGCTCCCTATCAGAAAAAAAATCCTCAGAGTTCTTTATTGTCAGGTCAACAAAAAGGAAGCATGATTTTTATCAAACCGGTTAAAGATCTAAAAACTCTTTCTTTATGCTGGGAGGTCCCAAAAGAATTCGCTGCTAATCTAGAAGAAAAAGCCCCCGAATTTATCGCTTATATTCTCAATAAAGAGGTAAAGGGAAGCTTATTTGCTAAATTAAAGAAAGGAAACATCGCGGAAAATTTCCATGTTTGTTGTGATCGCTTTAGTAAAGATAGCCTCCTTTTTTGTATCGATATCTGTTTAACCGATTCTGGTCTTCTACAAATTGATAGTACTATATCCTATGTATTTGCAGCACTTGAGCGCTTGAGGACAGAAAAATTACCCGACTATCTATTTCAAGAGTTTAAAGCCATGGCAACTATAGATTACCAATATCAATCTAGAAAAGATGCCTTTGAAATGGCTTCAGAAACAGCTTCTGATATGCTTTATGAGGACCTTAGCTCTTATCCGATTAAAACGAAGATCCCGACCGTATTTTCCCCTCAAAGAATTCATAGCTTTTTAAATACACTAAAACCCGCTGAATGCGTCTATTTTGTCATTGCAGAGCCAAGTAAGGTAGGGGTTGTTACCGATCGAGAGGAAAAATGGATGAAAGCAAAATACGCAATAATTCCGATCGATCAAAAGC
This window encodes:
- a CDS encoding insulinase family protein, with the protein product MKYFLSLICLSASLCAVDPSALSYTIIQDQCRVPILTPSLAERETEKIILENGLKILLISDKDTPQSSAGVCVGAGSWKDDHPGIAHFLEHMLFMGTEAYPDESEYMQFIKDHGGKVNAYTAPDRTVYMFSIHNDAYAQAIDRLSHFFIDPLFSTSCIQRELNAVDNEHAKNIEHDGWRQYMILKETGNPDHPNCKFSTGNKDTLCEIPQSDLKNWYSSHYNANCMHLVMISSLSIAEMRDLAVTKFSPVTNAPYQKKNPQSSLLSGQQKGSMIFIKPVKDLKTLSLCWEVPKEFAANLEEKAPEFIAYILNKEVKGSLFAKLKKGNIAENFHVCCDRFSKDSLLFCIDICLTDSGLLQIDSTISYVFAALERLRTEKLPDYLFQEFKAMATIDYQYQSRKDAFEMASETASDMLYEDLSSYPIKTKIPTVFSPQRIHSFLNTLKPAECVYFVIAEPSKVGVVTDREEKWMKAKYAIIPIDQKQLQAWQKPGINPEINLPGQNPYIPNQLTLQDTPLQEIPALIHQDEGSEVYFLADHYYGTPETVFTFQLKSPLFNQTPKAQVLADLWSYALQEMLADELSFAKDAGIQIELKLKPLEAIIYIRGLSEKMPLFTKKVFQASKQVVCSQEKFQIYVSSLVASYENVSKELPVCQALEQMSGVIFDQPTSQQKLLALQKTCLKDLCDFSEKFSQCLYMQALLYGNLNQELATELCKEIQTILATKPYSLQSQAKAKVLLLSDLHGPYKLVFETNRQGAAALLLLQEGSFSFESWAIQQVLSQALESAFFETLRTKQQTAYIAKAWDDEKEKQLLQYFAVQSSTHTPTDLLARFELFLEDFDKNLPMEISLERFEKIRANLITSLAMRSENMFNKAKETAKLAFYYQDFEWINKQIDSLKALSYDYFCIAAQKLISRKNSRRLAILVEGVMADDKNFCYELTSKEDVQALGQLTSN